One segment of Manihot esculenta cultivar AM560-2 chromosome 4, M.esculenta_v8, whole genome shotgun sequence DNA contains the following:
- the LOC110613295 gene encoding serine/threonine-protein kinase CTR1 — MPHRTAYFFPRHSPGRLGYSAPRSLSIEEKRKLIKDNFSDHEDDYFILDNSTSWTPVYDLFTSSDDEKYHQRRNQYGQKDKYRKKKKQLETYFDWLSERHDNKSVSHVKLRKSSSDDEDKKPLITREPAALKPELIPDVNGKVSLPRQSSGCSYTGSWLLGTTLDGNYFSHVKDTGITTSRKDVVQAEENDEKGAQRTEEIYSLQLALAKRICFHSGLASELVFLQEGRPESSNAEAVSYRLWVSGRLSYSDRITDGFYNIFGMDPYLWVMCNDEDEGKRMPPLTSLREIEPSKASMEVVVVDVHGDSRLKELENKAHEIYCASESTVVLVERLGKLVAICMGGTFPGEQGDLHKRWQIVSRRLRNFHKCIVIPIGGLSMGLCRHRAILFKKLADYIGLPCRIARGCKYCVADHRASCLVKIEDDKQLSRECVVDLVGEPGNIHGPDSTINGGFISSIPSPFQIPHLKDSNSYLDDSSCQILDSNHSCGLIEDNLYSGKEEEGQQTRGNLESSLYVPAGQASLGNESSLIPLGLMRDVVAESSSREREGDQVVIQQTSQEQIVVCGSPIIDNVGEKTEVNISCQSDVTEVESGLDNRGILPAGTIPRYLEIEPSLAIDWLEVSWDELHIKERVGAGSFGTVHRAEWHGSDVAVKVLTVQDFHDNQLREFLREVAIMKRVRHPNVVLFMGAVTESPHLSIVTEYLPRGSLYRLIHRPSAGDMMDQRRRLRMALDVAKGVNYLHCMNPPIVHWDLKSPNLLVDKNWAVKVCDFGLSRFKASTFIPSKSVAGTPEWMSPEFLRGEPSNEKSDVYSFGVILWELITLKQPWSGLCPAQVVGAVAFQNRRLAIPENTPRALVSLVESCWAEDPAQRPSFGYIVDSLKKMLKSSRQLIQTGSNEE, encoded by the exons ATGCCTCATAGGACGGCATACTTCTTTCCGAGGCACTCTCCTGGTCGGCTAGGATACAGTGCTCCTAGGTCGCTGTCCATTGAGGAGAAGCGGAAGCTCATCAAAGATAATTTCAGTGACCACGAAGATGACTATTTTATACTGGATAATAGCACATCGTGGACCCCAGTATATGATCTCTTCACGAGCAGCGATGACGAGAAGTATCATCAAAGGAGGAATCAGTATGGTCAGAAAGATAAGTatcgaaaaaagaaaaagcaactTGAGACCTACTTCGACTGGCTTTCCGAGAGACATGATAATAAATCGGTTTCTCACGTCAAGTTGCGAAAATCCTCCTCTGATGATGAGGATAAAAAGCCTTTGATTACTCGGGAACCTGCAGCACTGAAGCCGGAGCTGATTCCAGATGTTAACGGCAAGGTGTCCTTGCCGAGACAGTCGAGCGGGTGTAGTTATACGGGTAGTTGGTTGTTGGGGACTACATTGGACGGAAATTATTTTAGCCATGTTAAAGACACTGGGATTACCACCTCGAGGAAGGATGTGGTGCAGGCGGAGGAGAATGATGAGAAGGGAGCGCAGAGGACTGAAGAGATTTACTCTCTGCAGCTTGCTTTAGCTAAAAGGATTTGTTTTCACTCTGGCCTTGCTAGTGAGCTTGTATTTTTGCAGGAGGGCAGGCCTGAGTCCTCCAATGCTGAAGCCGTATCTTATCGTCTCTGG GTCAGTGGCCGCTTGTCGTACAGTGACAGAATAACAGATGGATTCTATAACATATTTGGAATGGATCCATATCTGTGGGTGATGTGCAATGATGAAGATGAAGGAAAGCGGATGCCTCCTTTAACGTCCCTTAGAGAAATTGAACCAAGTAAGGCATCAATGGAGGTGGTTGTCGTTGATGTGCATGGCGATTCCCGCCTTAAGGAGCTAGAGAATAAAGCTCACGAAATTTATTGTGCCTCGGAAAGTACGGTTGTTTTGGTGGAGAGACTGGGGAAACTCGTTGCTATTTGCATGGg gGGAACTTTCCCGGGGGAGCAAGGTGATCTTCATAAACGCTGGCAAATAGTTAGCAGGAGATTGAGGAACTTCCATAAGTGTATTGTTATTCCCATTGGTGGCCTATCCATGGGACTCTGCAGGCATCGCGCAATTTTATTCAAG AAATTGGCAGATTATATAGGTTTGCCATGTCGGATAGCTCGAGGTTGCAAGTATTGTGTTGCAGATCACAGAGCTTCTTGCCTTGTCAAAATTGAGGACGATAAGCAGTTGTCAAG GGAATGTGTGGTTGATCTAGTTGGGGAGCCAGGAAACATCCATGGTCCAGATTCCACCATCAACGGAGGGTTCATATCTTCGATTCCATCACCATTTCAAATTCCTCATCTGAAAGATTCCAATTCCTACCTGGACGACTCGTCTTGTCAGATTCTGGACTCAAATCATTCATGTGGTTTGATAGAAGATAATCTATATTCAG gcaaggaagAAGAAGGTCAACAAACAAGGGGGAATCTCGAGTCTTCTTTGTATGTTCCAGCTGGTCAAGCGTCTCTTGGAAATGAGTCATCTTTGATTCCACTGGGTTTAATGAGGGATGTGGTAGCTGAGAGTTCTAGCCGAGAACGTGAAGGAGATCAAGTTGTTATACAACAAACTTCCCAAGAACAGATTGTGGTGTGTGGAAGTCCAATTATTGACAATGTGGGCGAGAAAACTGAAGTGAACATATCCTGTCAGTCAGATGTGACGGAGGTGGAGAGTGGACTTGACAATCGAGGCATATTACCTGCTGGCACTATTCCAAGATATTTGGAGATTGAACCATCACTTGCAATAGACTGGCTCGAGGTCTCGTGGGATGAGTTACATATCAAGGAGCGTGTTGGTGCTG GTTCTTTTGGGACAGTGCATCGTGCTGAATGGCATGGATCG GATGTTGCTGTCAAAGTTCTAACTGTTCAGGATTTTCATGATAATCAGTTGAGGGAGTTTTTGAGAGAG GTTGCAATAATGAAACGTGTCCGTCATCCAAATGTGGTTCTCTTCATGGGTGCAGTCACCGAGAGTCCTCATCTATCAATTGTGACAGAGTATTTGCCTAG GGGTAGTCTCTACCGCCTCATACACAGGCCATCTGCTGGGGACATGATGGATCAGAGGCGGCGTTTACGAATGGCACTGGATGTG GCCAAGGGCGTCAATTATCTTCATTGTATGAACCCTCCAATTGTTCACTGGGACCTAAAATCTCCAAATTTGTTGGTTGATAAAAATTGGGCAGTAAAG GTGTGCGACTTTGGGTTGTCTAGATTTAAAGCAAGCACGTTTATACCGTCAAAATCTGTAGCTGGAACA CCTGAGTGGATGTCTCCTGAATTCCTTCGTGGTGAGCCATCAAATGAGAAGTCTGATGTCTACAGTTTTGGAGTTATCCTATGGGAGTTGATCACCTTGAAACAGCCTTGGAGTGGACTTTGTCCTGCACAG GTGGTTGGAGCTGTAGCTTTCCAGAATAGAAGGCTTGCCATACCAGAGAATACCCCCCGTGCGTTGGTTTCTCTCGTGGAATCCTGCTGGGCTGA AGATCCGGCTCAGCGCCCATCTTTTGGCTATATAGTCGATTCATTGAAGAAGATGCTGAAGTCTTCACGCCAGTTGATACAGACGGGGAGCAATGAAGAGTAG